A segment of the Hemicordylus capensis ecotype Gifberg chromosome 6, rHemCap1.1.pri, whole genome shotgun sequence genome:
GTACCAGAATCTCATCTCTGCTATGAACCTTCTGGTTGACCTTGGAAAAGctcctccccagctgcaatataggTGTAATAGTACTGACTTgtcttacaggattgttgtaaggattacaacaaactaatacatgtgaagtgctttggacACTTGAAAGTCCTATAACAGGGACTTGGGTCCTaggtgttgatggactacaatgctcatcattcccagccacaaggctaaagaccattgtggctgggaaggatgggagttgtagtcaaccaatATCTGGGAACACAAGTTTGGAAACCCCTGTGCTAAGCAAATGCTTTTTATTTTGAACCAAGAATGTCTACTCTAATTGCACACCCTTCTTTCTTACCAGATTTCTATACTATCCAACCCAAATGGTTCTAGGTGGGTTTCTCCTATCATCAGGCTctttatatttttctttctttccttttctgttttttCCCAGCAATTCAGTCCTGACTCAGTAGTTCAGGAGATTCCTCGAGGGAGAAGATGGATGTACTTCTAAACTTCCCTAGTTCTGTACCTCTTGTTAATGAGTAGTAATCAATAAGGATGatgacaacagcagcaacaataataaaataatttattctCAAACTGAGATGTGGTTCAGAATGTTATTTGATGAGAACAAAGCAGAATAAGCAAGGGCTCCCATCAGGAACTACAACATGTCCTGCTTTAATTGACTAACAGATTTTGCTAATCAGTGGGTTAATAGGTGAGCCAGGACGGCGCAGTGGGTCAAATGTTTGGAAGCAGACTATGGATCCATTTGCAGTTCAGCCATGAGGTTCACCAGGTGGCTCTGAGCATGTCCCCATCTCAAACCAGGTTCACACCCAGACATAGCTGCATTTAGGTGTTCTATGGTGCAGTGATTAGATTGCTGTGTTTGGGTCATGGGAGATCCAGGTCCaggatctatttatttatttttaagatacAGAATTGCCTTTGCATGTGAAAATGGTCATGGCTGTTCACCAAGATTTAAAAGCAGCGAGACAGCAACAAAACACCATAACCAGCAAAAACAGCAAatggaagtttatttatttattatttatgtatttattcgatttagAAACTAAACTATAACAATATGTTATTTACTTAGAAAATATATAATCTGCTTATGCTTCTAAAAGAGCTTCATAACGTACCAGTAACATCATAACTCACTCCACAAAGGCTCAGTGAAATAAGAAAGTTTTCACCTAAACACGGAAGAGACAAACTTTGGTAAGCTTTCCTAGGGAGTGAGCTCTGAAATTGAGGTGTCAGTAACTGTTAAGGCCTTGTCTCATAGCCCTGCTTCACTGGATAGCCTTAGGCAAGAAATTCAGTGTGGTTAGGAGGATAAAAGAAAACAATAATTTACTGTAATCCTCCATGAGATAAAATAAGGAATATAAATCCAACCAAAATAAAAAGCATAAAGTAGCCAAGGAGGAACTATGGGCAAAGCCTGCTTAGAAACCATTATGGTCACAACAAGTCCATCTAATCAAAGTCTTGTTGTTGTAGAATAGTCACAGTTGTATTTGCCCCACAGAAGAAAAAACAACCAAAATGATATTGTTGTATACCGCCTCTTTAAGAGGCAAACCAAGACCCAGATGAACTGGATACTAGAGACAATCCTCAAAGAAATTGTGTCCTCCGCCCCCCACTCAACAGCCTCAATTTTCTGAACCGAGcttagagcataagaacagcgttgctggatcaggcccatctagtccagcattgtttcccatagtggcccaccagatgcctcagggaaatccacaggcaggagatgaaggcatgctggGTGTTGCTCCCCTAATTTTCCAATGAGTTGTCAGCAATCAATAGTTGGGTGATTAAGCTGTGGTGCTGCTCTCACGTATACAACAGAGATCTTTATTTGGAATATTTTACCTTTTATTGGTTCCAGCAAAGGGAgatgatttaaaaaatttttgaCACAGTTCCTGTTTCAGCCTTTTTGCACGGTTTCAAACACACTTGATATATAATTAACAGCAGCCTGGACATGTAATaccacaaatttaaaaagctgatatTTCTGAGGGGTCCTGATGATGTCACAAAACCACCAACCTTTGAAACATGGATGGAGAGAAAATCCAGTACCAGACATATCCCAATGGGAAATGAGTAGAAGATTACTGAGAAGCAACCAACATTAAATTTGCGGTATATCTCAGATAAAGGCAACTGCAGTCCATGAGGCTTATTCCTAACTAAGTGCATGCACAGATATTAAAGTTGCATGAGGTGAAAACTGGATCCTGATTCCCAGTTTCTTATTAATTAATGTTGCATATCATGTAAATGTAAATTACACATGCAGAAAATGGATACTgaatagtcctattcagacatgttgtatgcatgtacagatgactgtacacatgcacatgtttttgtgtgaatatgtGTGTTCAGCCCACTCAAgcacagggtacagataggaagtatactactatacatgcattgaacacaatgtgtgaacaactgtatatgtatacagatctgtacatgcattcattgtaCACAAATTGCACATGCGTTGAAATAAGGTGTGAATTGGGCCATTGTATTCAAACATTAAGGCGAGGGGCAAGTCCTGTTGTTTTCCCACTGCCAAAGGAGTCCTGTTCTCCACAATCACATGATCAGATGTACATTTTTTGAACAAGGGAAGGATCAGACGCAGAAAACAGGAGGGGACACCTGGTTTATATTCACATACCTCACACATGCCCTATGttaagactctgagaggcctAAAGACTGGATGTTCATTCGCATGGGGGTTTTCCTTCTCACTGCTGCATCCTCAGTCAATGACATTCTTTCCTCAGTTAAAGGCAACGCTGTGCCCtcgagtgggtgtcgactcctgtcctggcgaccacagagcctttcagcaccttcctatatcgctgctgcgccATACAGGTGATTttccataccagcggggattcgaaccacaaacctcttgctcgctaggcaagtcgtttccccgctgagccattaggcaTACCGATAGAGCTCACGTTGTCTTCTGCGTCTGTGAAGCAAATGATCGCACTGttctctactttaaaaaaaaaaaaaagactttggcCCCACAGAGTATTTGGTGGCACATAAATTATCTATGGGCGTGAGCTGGGAATCGGGATGGGAGCCTGAGATAAAAGGCTGAAGGGGCTTTCTGGGGATGGGAACTCAGCACCGCCGCACTGGTTGCAGCTCTTGTGGGATTTAATTTAAGCACCTTGCCACTAGAGGGCGACATTACAGCACATTTAACCCACTTTTCGGACAGACAGGGAAAGACCCGGGGGCACGGGATATTATTTTTACTCCACGAAGCACAATCCGCTTACAAATGTATGCTTGGAATTCCTACCGAGTCAAATGGGATTTCCTCCTTACTAAATGTATTTAGGAATGAGCATCAGACAGGATCTCTCTCCTATTAGGCGCTTTTCATCTACACTTCAAGGCGAAGACCGTGCACGGGAAAGAAGTACCACGGCAGCCCTTGAAGCGTATGCATGCAGAGATTTCAAAGTTGCATGATGAGGCTGAAGTTGGATCATGTTCCTTATCCGTTAACGCTGCACATGGTGCAAATGAAAACTGCATacggtttggaaaagaggctaaACCTGGCGAGgacatcacccacccaccccgtcccTGCCAGGCAGTCCTGCAATGCTGAAATCGGGGGCATCTGCGTCTGTTTTATTTTTAGCCACTCTCCGAAGTGGATCACAAAGTCAACTCCAGAGGAGTAGCCGGGAGGGTTGCAAACTCTCTGACTGAAGTTCGTCCTGGAGGTGCTTTTTCCCAATatgaagccattaaaatctctagGATCCCAGTTCCTGGAAACAGCAACCAGATTCCTCCCTAAGTTCCTTGCCACACAAAAGCCTATTTGTGGCGCCTTCAGTACTGCTGCAACTTATTGTAGAATAAGCTTCCGTCGGCTAGTCCTGAAGATGCCACTAAAATCTTGACAGACGTCTCTCTCCGCCCGCTTCCAAGGCTCATTGCACTCCCTGTCGCATGCTGATGACGCCACCGGCTTTGCTACTGTGGGCGTGTCACCCTCTCCCTGCCCCGCCTTCTGTTGTTTCCTGGTTCTTCTTCAGGAAAGCCGCTTAGATCCAGGCATTGCATCTTCCTCTCGACCCACCTCCCTCCCCGGGCGCAAAAATGCAtcgccggggggtgggggctggtgcCATCGCCAAAAAGAAgctggcagaggtgagatttccTCTCGCAACTCGGCCCTTGCAGGGCGAGGGGATCAGGGCATGCATTTCTGGCAGTGGGGCTCCAGCGCCTATCTGGAGGATGCATCCGGTCACCAGGGAAAGGACAGCTCATCGTTTCCAGTCCTCTGGGAATCAGCATCCCAGAGAGTTATTGAAAGCTGgcttggagattttaatggcctgATAACTGTGAAAAATGTTGGAGGAAATGTTGAGAAGCAAATCTCCAGGGATAGCTTCAGTCAAGTTAGCAACCTTAAGTgctaagcatatttactcagaaggaagtgcTGGTGTGTTGCATGGAGGTTACTCCCTAGAGAGTGAGTAAAGAAATCGCCCTTTGCATATCTTCAAAGGTATTCTTGTTTGTTCCCCATAATACCCCAAGAATACCCCAAGAATACCCCAAAGGTATTCTTGTTTGTTCCCCATTTTCTAGGATTCAGCTCTGGCATTTGTTATGTAGAGATGCTGGTGAATTTGGGAGGGCTCAGTCGTAGAGCAAATGCTTTGTGTACAGAAGATCCTAAATTCAATTTCTACCATCTTTAGCTAGACCTAGGAAAGTTCCCTACCTGAAACTGTGTGGCAGCCAGTTACTGTAGTGTAGGTGCTGGTATAAGAGCAAAATAAAGGTAAGATTTGATTTGACTGTaatgtagatagtactgagtTAGGCTGAGCAATGCTCTGgtttgtattgtttgtttttacatttatatcctgctctccctgagcccagagtggtgtacatggttatgtttatgtttatcctcacaacaaccctgtgaggtaggttaggttgggaGATAAATAACTGGCCTAGaatcagccagtgagtttcatggctgaattgggatttgaaatcgggtcagccacctaatggtgcagtggggaaatcacttgaccagcaagccagttgccggttcgaatccctgctggtatgtttcccagactttgggggacacctatatcgggcagcagcaatattgaaaggtgctgaaaggcataatctcatattgcacaggaaatggcaatggtaaacccctcctgtattctaccatagacaaccacagggctctgtgttcgccaggagttgacactgactcgatggcacactttaccttttacctcccCTAAACTCTATAACCACCACATCATGCTAGCTCTGGTTCAGTGTTAGGCAGCTGTTCAATCTGGCATTGTAGATTCCAGGGCTTAAATCTGAGactatctgcatgcaaagcaggtgctctactactgagctaggGTTTCAACTCCCAAGATTCTGCTCTGGGACTGCCTGTTGCTAACTTTCACCTGCTTCTTTTACCCCAACCAACCACTGACTCCTCTGATCAACTACTGGGCCAAGCTAGAGCTGCAATGAACCCCTAAAACAGGGGTCCCCATCAGcagttccccagatgttgctgggataCAGTTGCTATAAACTCCTAAAGgacattgtgtctggggatgatgggagttgtagtctaacttCTGGGGAGCCAATATTGGGAACCTCAGCTCCAGAGGATGCTTAGAAAGAATACTGGGCAACTCCTGTGTAACTCCTTTCCTTCCAAGACTTGTTTCCTGAATAATGCTGTTGTATCTTGGGTAAAGGAAATACAGGGATAGCTTGTACGTGAAATGTTTATTTCCTTGTAAATTGGGTATACTGCATTTTCCATCCAAAGTGGTGTGCAATAAATAGTTAACACCAGAAAATACAAGATGATCCAAAAACAAaaccttaattaaaaacaaacccagaACCCAGTTGTAAAACTGCCACAAACATTTTATGCAGCATCGGAGAATAACAAGGTGTTGCCAGAAGGTTTTCTGAATAATTTTGCTAACTTCAGGGCTTTGATAACATTAAAAAGTGCTAAGAAGTTGCCTAAAGACATGTGGCAAGGCAGATTGCCAAGTCTGCAGTGGAATAAATATGGCTCTGCATCTGCCACAACTGAGAAAGCCACATTTGGGGTGATTGCTAGATGGATCTCAAGTGCACAAGGCACCCTAATAATGACTTTCTGTGATGACCTTAGAACCTGTAGAAATATatactggaggggggaaagtgtggTTTTTATATACTTCTGTGGttaacaaaacaatttttaatttttttggtaggCCAAATACAAGGAACGTGGGACAGTTTTGGCGGAAGACCAATTAGCCCAGGTGAGGTGGGAAATCGAGGTTGGCTCTTGGAGGGATGGCTGTTGTGTGACTATAGAGGGCTCCTCTTGCATTAGCTCAGACTTCTATGTGTGATGTGTAATTTACCTGTAGAACTCATTGCCCAGGATGTTGTGATGGTCAGGGCATCAACAGCTTGGGGAAAGGATTAGAAAAAATGCATTGGTTACTAATCATCCCTGGTTGCAAACTTCTCCATAACATCTAACTAGCTGCTGTCAGTAATCGGGATTCTAAAATGGATGATCCATTTGTCTAATCCAGTATTGGTGTGTAATCTATTAGGAAGACAaaatgggtgcaaagaagcttATCATAAATTGCTTCTTCTCGGAAATGACCTCCAATAGTTGTTTGGTCTGTTATAAGCCTTGGAAGCTTTAAAAGCAGAGTGCTGTATTTCTAATCGGTATTTCTAAcctgtttctcctctctcttccctttgTCTACAGATGTCCAAGCAACTAGACACATTTAAAACTAACCTTGAAGAGTTTGCCAGCAAACACAAACAAGAGATCCGTAAAAACCCCCAGTTCAGGGTCCAGTTCCAGGACATGTGTGCAACCATCGGTGTTGATCCACTCGCCTGTAAGAAATGGCAGAGGCACAGACTGTGGGGGAAAGATTCCTGGCAGACTCTACATATTGCTGCCAGTCCTACTATATTTGGCACCTCTGATGGATCTTCTATATTCTtggtttcttttcttctcttttttaaagaaagaaaagtagcATCGCTTCCCCAAAAACTGCTATAACCCTGAGATTATATATTGTATGTTTTGATACCTCCTGAGTAGGTATCATCTCAGTCCTAGGGCTGTGAGtatgctttgattgattgattgattgattaagtgctgtcaagtcgatgttgactcttattgaacacatagatagattctctccaggatgatctgtcttcagcttggcctttcaggtctctcagtggtgcattcttaGATAGAATTCTGCACCAAGCTAACACACACATGCCTGTGGCTTTCAGAAGTTCTAGAACAAGACCTTGAAATAGGTGAATATGCCTGACACAATCCATCCTGTTCTGAACGCAGTGCCTGTTCATGGAAGAATTGACTTGATTCTCAATAGGACCATGTTGTGCAACCCTCCTGCTTGGCTCATGCACTCAGGACAAAGGGTCTATCTGCACCTCTTTATCGCCCTTTAGTCTTCTCTCTTGTTCAAGCACAAGTTTAATTTAATGAATTCCCAGCATAAAGGAGGACTAGATTAGGGTAGGGAGGTGCACATGGACTGCTCATTGGCAAATATAAAATTGCCCCAGAGGGCAGGTTCTAGAAATCGCTGCTAGGGTACTGGATGGGGAAGGCCTTGTCCTGTGACttctggaagctacaggcagaaTCTGGATTCTTCAACAAACATCCTCCAAAGATGAGGCCTAAGACTCTCTTAAAATAAATACGTTAAAATAACCCATAGCTGCAAAGTTGAATTGCTGTGAGTCTTCAAAAATGTGTTGCCCTTTTTGTTGCTGATATGTTGACACCTACCTTTTTGCTCTTTTTCGGTAGCTGGTAAAGGCTTCTGGTCTGAAATGCTGGGGGTTGGAGACTTCTACTATGAGCTAGGTGTCCAGATTATTGAGGTCTGTCTGGCTCTGAAGCACAGAAATGGAGGTGAGGACAGCATCCATaaacttgtgggggtggggtggggtggggtggagggtggaTTTGCAGTTCTTCCTATTGCCTGCCTTTGTCTTCTATGGTTATTGTCAGTTCTTGGAAGCTTTCCAGCTGCACTCAAAGAGTCTTTCGAAAACATTAAAGCACATGTTTCTATCTCCCATGCAATGCTTCTTCCTCTTGTTTGATTTAGGCCAAAGTTTGAAAGCCCTTTTTTTTCATCCAGTACTCTGGATGAAAAGAAGAGCAAGAGGTGAGCAGGTAGGTGTGAGAGAATGAGGCCTGAACATCCTCTTTTTCAGttacagatttctatactgcgAATGTATTGGCTTACTCCCTGTGTTCAGAGTTAAAAAGCTGTTCGGGgatcaaaagttcacagctcctatTCTACAGTTTGGCTTAGGAGGGAAAAGAGTTTTATTAGTTAACCTTTGGAGCGAAGAGAGGGCCTGATTTGACTGGGTATGTTGTAAAATAATGGATGGAACTTAAGTTGTCCTGATTGGCTGGTTTAGATAAATTTAGAGaggaaaaagagaataaaaggaggcttgcctgcatcAGAGAGTTAGTTGAAAGGAGAACTGAAGAGTTGAAAAGTGGGAGAGCCAGGTGAGAAAAGCTGCTTAAATTAGAGCTGAAGAGTCACTGGGAGAGTTAAGCTGAAATTTTATTGAGAcctgaatcaccctcaaagctGCTGAAGGATCAGTCTGGAACTGAACCTCCAGTACTGGAAAGGAAGATCAATATCTGAAGCTGAGAAAGGGGAATAGCCATGCTCACTGCAGAAGCTAATTGAAGGTGTATATAAGAAAACTCCTGATAAGGACTATAGCTTAAGACACAGTATTAGGGGTCAGGTTAGACTGGATGCATTTTTCtcctattttatttgttccttctgCACATATGGTTGCTGTCTTGTACTAAACCTTCCAAAGGAATTACTGTTTTAcactgaactattttaaagtaaaatttctctctctctctatctatctaactgTAGCTTCTATCTTTTTTCCTCACCTCACACTTAGGGGCCTTTCCACCTTACCTAGCTTTGAATGAAACAGGGGTTTGGAAAGCTGTTTCAGTAGACACAGCCAGAGAAAATATAAAAGTCTACTTGGCAGTGAAGCTTAAGTTcacggggctggttgagaccaggTCATGACAGGAAGTAAAAGGCAATGACTTCCACTTCCACCCATCCACAGACATCTGCAGGGGAGGCAAGGGAGCAGCTGTCCCCCTTGGATTAATAGCAGGATTAATATGGAgcagtttccttttttaaaaaaatgtatatactTCCCTCCCCACCAGAAAACCTCCTGCAAACTCCCGTGCACCTCCCACCTTTTTGCAGAGGTTGCTTGTCAATGTTCTATTAAGAAAAAGGGAGTTGTTACCTCCCATCTTACCTTTTTGTTTTACCTTTAGCTTTCTCTCCTGTTATAAATGTTGCAATGTCCAGATTTATATCTTGAATGTGTGGGAGACAAATGGAATGAAAGGATGCACCCTAAGTTGCAAGTCTGATGGTTTGCATTCCCTGTTCTAATGCTGCTGAATTATTTTAAACtgggggttctcagacttgggtcctcagctgctgtgggactaaaactcccatcatccccagccataatgttcaaagggatgggagttgtagttcaacaacatctgaggacccaagattggAGACCTCTGGTTTAAAGCATACAGCTTTGCCAATCAATCCACTCCAAAAACACaatcaaagaggtcattcacacagtcaaaaactgtgttctacccaggtttgggagccgcatgtgctcctaatttttggttatgtggaagcaaggatagaggaaaacctgggtagaagtgaatgattgtgtggaagcaaggtaggaggaaaagctacccaggttttcctcctatcttgcttccatacaatcgaAAATTCGGAGCTGTGCTCTCAAACCCGGGTCGAAcacagttttttgattgtgtgaattacctcacaGAGTTAGAACACTTAAGTCACTAGTATAGGGAGTGGGTGGAAATCCATCTTTAAAAGTTATTCCACCCAtactaataaataaaaaatgttgaTATTGAAAGCTACATTTTAACATCAAAAATGCAAAGCAAAATATAAatagtgctttttaacatctctgctctgtaaattgctttgtggacttgtttttaaaaagcagtatataaatattcctaaatAAATTAAGTGATCCATTAAGTTATCTTAAAGTCTTAGATGAATacctaaaatgttttaaattgtatctTCTGTTATAACTTCACAATTTTACATATGACCTGCTGTTGGTTGATAATGTTGAGTTGTGAACAGGGCCATTTTAAACAGCCAGTCACCCAGGAATCCAGAAGCATTTAATGGAATGATAGATTATTTTTACTTTGCTTAAAATTTTTGATGCATCATTTAGAAGAGAACCTTTTTAAATATAAGTATTTTGTGTTTCATTCACTTGCATGTGTTTAAGGGCAGAGTTATTTTGTATATTCTACCCACAATGTGTGAGCCAATATCTCTTGTTGCAATGCCTTAACATGTTTCCTGCTTCCTCTTTCCCATCAGGGTTAATAACGTTAGAGGAACTCCACCAACAAGTGCTTAAGGGAAGAGGAAAATTCGCTCAAGACGTCAGCCAGTAAGCTCTGCGTTCAAGACTGTGCAGGCCCTGAAACAATGTAATCCCACAAAGTGTGAAAGGAACAAATTATGCAGATCCAATTAACTTAATTGGCATAATATACTGTGGTTGTGGAAATCTTGCTGGCAAGGTTTTGGGTGGTGTAGGATAGAGCaggggaaagcactggaaaaatCTAATAAGTGAAGCAACTCAAGCACAAGGTTTAGTTGGGAAGATTCCTCTACTGTTAATGAaggagtcccctgctaacttggcaaagaggcaccttttaacatagtgattctctttatttagcagggggagagtaactgaccctatccatccccagcacagtacctccagtgactgttgctggtgtctagcttatgtttctttttcggttgtgagccctttggggacagggagccatcttatttattttgttatttctctgtggaaaccaccctgagccatttttggaagggcagtatagaaatcaaattaatagtaataataaaataataaggaAGAAACTAGGGTGGTGCTTGGCTGACACAGAGGTGGTATAGAGCAGGGGGAAAGGATGGCTCTTCAGTTAGCAGTGGTGTAACCAGTATAAGTAGGCAGCAGGACAGGATACCCTGTCCTATGGTGAGAAGCCATAGGACAGGGCATCATGTAGGGTGCTTTACCTTGAGGACTGATCAGATGTTACATATGCATAGAGAACGAAATGAGGTTTTGCCTGCTGGCTCTCCCTCCATGGCAGGGATGCTCAACCCTGCCATGgaccataaataa
Coding sequences within it:
- the SNF8 gene encoding vacuolar-sorting protein SNF8 is translated as MHRRGVGAGAIAKKKLAEAKYKERGTVLAEDQLAQMSKQLDTFKTNLEEFASKHKQEIRKNPQFRVQFQDMCATIGVDPLASGKGFWSEMLGVGDFYYELGVQIIEVCLALKHRNGGLITLEELHQQVLKGRGKFAQDVSQDDLIRAIKKLKVLGNGFGILPVGGTYLIQSVPAELNMDHTVVIQLAEKKGYVTISEIKSSLKWETERAKQVLDHLLKEGMAWLDTQASAEPQYWLPALFTELYSQEITPEEAKEALP